The sequence TATTGATTTCCATCCAGCCAAAACTAGAACTGAATCGAAaccaaagaattattattattattattattattagttaaattTGAGAACTGTATCTGGTGCTCAATTGGTTCTGTTACAGAATCGAGTAAATTTGGATTATGTTTAATATTAAATGGGCAACTACAAAGATTAGCTACAAAGAAACAAGTCAAATGGGTGTAATGACTTTGGTCCACTGTTATTAAAATTCcgttatctgtattattattaattattattaggctCTGTTTGTATTATTTCAAAAGTTCAGTGAGTGTATCTGGTGCAATACCCTTTAcaagtttatatataaaatccggtTCTCTGTATGAAACTATACATTCTGTAATTTGTAACCATCTTTGATGTATGAATCGTATACTAGAAATCCACAGTAAATATTTACAAGTAAACTTGATGTAGACTAAAGACATCCGATTCTCCTATTACCTGACctacccattttgccacctctagTTTAAGCTCTTCTTTAGAACATTAAAGAAGGTGAACCTTCTTAACGTTTATGGAAACACTTTACTAGTATTCTGATCTGATCTTGATTCTGACTCCATTGAATTTACAcgataattattctatatattcaGAGATCAAGTGATGGACAGATTAAAAGCGCTCCAAAATTAGCCGAAGAGAGTTTTGAGGAAGAGGAAGAAGACGACGATGAACACGGTGACACGCAGTGCGGCAGCTGTGGTGGAAACTACAGCGGAGACGAGTTCTGGATCGGGTGCGACATTTGCGAGCGGTGGTATCATGGCAAATGTGTTAAAATAACACCCGCAAAGGCTGAGAGCATAAAACAATACAAATGCCCTTACTGCTTAAAACGGTCCAGACCATAGTGTACTACTCAATGTGAAGTGAGAAGAAAGATTATCAATGCGGTTTCTTATATTGTTGTGGAAGAAGATTAATGCAGTTATTTTATAGTGAGTTGTTACTTGATGAATTATTAAAAGATATACATTGCAATTTATTTTGTTTTGACTCGTCTTTTTCTTTTAGGAAAAAGAAGCGTTACCCTTGTTAAAAGTTGTTGAATTGTACTTTATGCTCATTTGTAGATTACTTTTAGTTTATCGATTTGTATTATTTGATCtcattcacagattataacattgcGTTGCCGTTGACATGCACATGGATTCTTAACTGGTGTAGCTGATCTTACTATTGGATTGGTgggtttactatttttttttttttttttaacggcgattttttGGAATGAGTAGATCATTTATTTTAATAACCCTCATTATTTGCACgtatcacacacgttcgggcggaagcCCGAACCTGATCGACGGTACCCAGGAACACATTTATTCGGGCAGTGTTCCTCAGTATAGGTCCGTGAACGAATTCGGTAAAACTTCCCGGTCAATATATACTACCAataaccattattggtgttcaattgttttaaggaaaatcatgtcatccttaaaaatcgaacccatgacctctccctacTCCATGACATAAAGTACATTGTTGGTTTACTATTTACACGATCCGTATTACAGTTACAACTTAAGTATGGGTTACATGATTTGCTCTCATGTTGGTCATAGGACCAGTCGGTATTGGATCGTCAGAGGGTCgattttgtgatgccccgtactaaatgaacatgtacggaccatcaacaacaggatcattacaaggtcaaacactatatgcgttttcaaaacaagtttgcattcatgataaaaggtgacgtcataaccaacgtcaaatgttctacaatcaaaagtatgcttcaatgaacagaagcaaatagtaatagtacgtgacccttaggtcgttacaaatcattgttcaaaagtagtaaagtttgaatgcaagatagtatgtttcatgcggtgacaactctagtaagcacagcggaagtctacaaggcatgactagtatacagcggaagcaagcaaaccttaagcacctgagaaaaacatgcttaaaaacgtcaacacgaatgttggtgagctatagtttaagtataacagtaatgtaatgtaggccacgagatttcagtgcttcaacaagcgtttaaatcagtaatccaaatcagtatgataaagtatatgttcaaccgtgggcactcggtaactaacttaacgtttataaccccctgaaagtacacttggcgagtgcgtatgtttacgaagtattaaacactcgttaaatgctagcgctacttgcccgagtggggatgtcaaaccctatggatccatatctaagattcgcgttcaccagttcaaaaaccaatgactaaacgttaccgagctaaagggaatgtttatgccgttgtataacccacacatatataaagtttaagtactcgtgcctagtatgtaaaacataaaatgcgcatgtattctcagttcccaaaacagttaaagtaaaaagggatgctataactcacagtgataaagtagtggtaaagtatgagtcgggaagtaagcaagtatgtaggtccggaaagtcctcaacctaagtcaaatattactaagtcagtaaatcgtcccaataggtttaaaagtatgtaaattaggtcttaaaggtcatcattattcatcatcaaataaaaggtgtaaagtaagtttcgttcaataaaagagtttaaaacaaaggctgacttggatcagtcaccacggcctctatacctactgaaatgaggtgagaccagtggccatggctccgtatatgagtcctttagttgtggtaaaatttacagatgcaaactcgtcttcgtttgaccgtggcgacggtctaagtgcgagtaggtcagaattttcagcacaacgttaaaggacatagtgacattcgaaaggccatagatcctaaaccgtaactcggattaagacgagtcttaaatgaaaagttatctactcgaacagagataactgaatataaacattacagtagcccaggttgtactgatcagacccagaaacagtaaacagtaggttccggtgggttcttggtgcttgatgttcatcacggttctcatccttgatgcatatagcttcaagtgtacaactcgttgatgtgtttacatcatctttaccaagttttgaccatcataacccaagtgtaagtctaagataagtagcagaactcaattaagtgttgcaagtagtttgatgaaccaaagttacatcaagatcttaggttTGACACaacatgaattataaaagtaaaatttgaactacaaacttgaaagtaaactaactaatcaagatcttaagttgtagaacatagttcttagtttgatcttgaagatccaagacccaaaagtctagatctaaagttattaagttaaatcttaagtaataaagttaactttagttcaagaaagtatgagatcaagattaactagtaacacttgaccattatAACATCAAACACGAATTTAAAATgcaagaaaatgaagaaataagctaagtaaacaagtaacaagtcatggttgttcatactttaaagattcaagccaaagtcttgatctttaagagagtaaactttaagtttacaatcatgaatcacaagtatgattttacaacatgaaTCATGAAATTAAATATGTTcaaaatgaagacataaactaaataaacaagtagctagttcatggttgttcatactttaaagattcaagccaaagtcttgatctttaaggaagtaaactttaagtttacaacatgagcttcaagtaatgatttacaacacatgaacttacaatcttttgaaacaataaatgtagaacataaactagaaagttttgttcttgtatgttcttgaataatcaagataatatgaagaacaaactaaagagtttgattcttgttaactagtaagtaaacaataacaagtaagtaaacaacaacaagtaagtaaacaataatcaagaacaagtaattaaacaagtagaaatgatgatgatggagggTTATGAATTCGGTTTTTGCAAGGAAAAAAAGAGAAGAAaaagctcaagttacttacaagtaaagagcaaaatgagagaaaaatgaGTTGCAAGTATTGTGTGTGTGTAATAAAATGGAGACTAGTGAATgaagtaaataaaaaaaatgaaaccaAAAACCCTCTAAAGGCCTCTTTGGCCGACGGCTTGCAAGGAAAAGGGGGAGGAGTAAGATCCACAAGTTACTTCATGTAATGTCTTAAAAAGGTGGTTACAAGGGGTGttttcatggggataaggtgcaagtaacaagtaactagattcttacTAGTTAATTAATCTAGTTCCATCACAAGGTAATACTTGCATAAATaagatgggctaactagtccattaaggatgtagggtgggctcttaagtccattaacattaataaaagctcAACTTTAAGTGATTAACAAtttaaatccaacaaagcccaagtaattaactaataaccttagttaattaaaatgattaataaaacttaatcatgaatgtaaataatattctaaaaatattattcgtgtaatgtacgtgtgtcacaaagacgttttgggcatttaaagtcaagtatggtaacaagtaaatgtatataaacaatacattcattaaatcacaagtattaataataataattattaattaaacgttgagaaaaccagggtcgttacattacccacctgttaaagaaaatttcgtcccgaaattttaaggagtgaccaacaatggtaccgtatttgaataagaaggagcgtatcatagttccgtgagactcgtaggctcagaagtgagttatttaccttgaaaggtacttcggcgtatgaaagtaaggataggtatatgccattaattaagtctcttgtcctaagagatcaacaaattgatttcgtttctgattaacatgagtatgtcatctgaatgtatatccacaaaaggaaaaatggtgtgtttagccttacggGCATCTTCAGtgagctggatgcgtgaaatgcatcatgaatgtttctaaactcatttAAAACATCAAGCGTTTATGTCGTAAtataaagctgacaggtagaatggaaaacatggtgatcacaaccatgcgctttgatgtctggatagtgttagccacatattttacaaaaccccttgatttcgggaggaggccataggcataaggaacccgatatttaagaatgtttcatttgaataaatgagttgaaattttagctaaaagtgaccaatcggacttgcaagccataattatttatagtgtctttagGACGGTCTGAATGAaaaatgaaagatatcacccagtttatcATACAGTGTGTGgacttatccttggatgaaatgaaaacacagttccataaggtaactttatcctttcagttacatgttgaagttagggttaacgttaactaggacagtagatagttgcaaccaacgaaggaggaaatatatagagtatccacatcagtgtcgtaagtGTTTTAAGTAGTCCCCTCccaaagggataacaagattcataagttctcaaagtatcttacatttccgaaaggaagtcgcacgaaaggtgtgatcttcgaactagggtgaactcttcgagcggtttgttctgaatttatcagTGTACTaaaggggatgtgcggatgagaagatacgtgaacccttggtcataaagaatggtttaatccgagtgaaaagaattTCCAAAAATGactcttgtacctcaacctactgtttCATGGAGATGAtggttacgagggtgttgcgatttgccgtgaaacattgagagtagaaactcacctagtgcctttcctacaatagggtgaccactgagtgtacctcagaaaaactGATTTATTGGCCCGCGTCTTTGTCATGTCTATCCTCAAAAGggacattttatgggtgcaaagattttctaacaaattttataaaacttccgtccaagtggctcaagagtttttaacaaagatcttaatagtaagattCATCCCtatcggagggcgagaagaagtgtaatccatacatggtgtagtctaatacgaaaacctttaataaaatccgccaaggaagttttgaaaaacctttaaacgtttgatgcgacaacataaacggaacgaagttcctggtaagtttagaagtaggtacaacgtgtaccattttgcacaaaactattttgaCTTAAGTTGTATAACccgataaaggagcgatttttaaataattttgaagatataacttagtatgtactaaccaaaatgagtaaaggtaaatttattaacttaattatgtacatacatataaaattttataaatcgcataagtgatagaaaaactccattactttcatttgtccataaatcccgTGAGGACCGCACGAATAATCAACGTGTAGAAATTTTAATAAACATAGCTTTTCGTATATcgatttgaaaaagattgagtggaaaatctttaaatcatcgggtgacaagttactaggcaatgaaaactaatgacataaatgtagttttgataattatcaggacataagtctttgggcaaaaaatgttcacgtgtgaagccgttgtTAAAAAGTGAGGCATGAAGGATAAAGcacgaggacgagaagttaatcgcttcttggctttgaaaaatgccaaacaggtgatgactaataataaagtcggaatactgatggtgttaatatcactagatgagggtctcttggaataagtcaggacttcgagttatgtaaggaagagcattgttccaacaggtgtggtgaaataatttcatggggtaacgcaatagttttgaatggtttacgTGTTAGCGGATGCTCGAAGGTCTTGtatgacgtggtagtcagtgcctttatcatatacacatgaatctctcgatttcgacggttataaagcctttatgatgacttggatacgaataacacgaaaagttttatataataagcaacgaaagttttatagaagttgcttatggtgacaatgtaagagaagaaacgaagttcttagtaaattagggttatgtacaacacgtaccgttcaaagtataatatcttttgaATGAAAGGTTTGATTTGTAAaggtgaaagtaaagtttcatatgtatttgtcaaaaataagtaatcatttaatttattttatataacgggtacgatttcaaaaatttgcatgaatggcaaataaaataaatttatttttataaagctttgagaggatagcacagtaaaataatgtgtgtaaaattttggcaaacaaaattttcatatttcggaggttacaagttgaaaaagattgatgagaatcgagtaaaagacttttgaaaatttcgagtgatatttgaggtaataaaaaccattgaatttatatgtgattgacgtctattagtagggcataagtcctttgaccaaaaatgtttaagtgtgaagttgttgcttataagtgagatacgaatgggagagtatgaggatgagagttaaccactcattgattttaggaaaaattttgaactggtatgactaatattgaggtaagaaggatgatgttgtagttatcatcgaataagaaatttcctcgtaataagttaggatttagagttgcgtaagaatgagtatcaaatgagattcttgggaaatcttttaatatagaatttgaattgctgaagtgaccgaatacaatttcctttaagtgtcgttgtgcaagtttatccattgtatcggtttctttcatggctagaaagtgagcagttttggtgagatggtcaataataacccagatgatgtcctaaccgccttaccgtctttggtagtttagtgatgaatttcttcccatatccattgtgggattttgggttgttgtcatgtagctaataaggttcagttttcgggctatatctcttcccataatagtttcaccattcttgcgaggtatacgaataaattttcctcattacaaataaattccgctttcatccttgaaagtcagttcgttccatcAATTTTATCAagtttcctaacttgatgagtattaagttaatcttaaagttcatccccacaacaacaacaacaacaacaacaacaacaatacccaatcccacgagtgtagggtatgggggaggtggagtgtagacaatcattcctcgaaccctagattagagggaagtcactactccacccgcgggtatagaacccacgactagataagatcgtcccaccctctactcgagagccaagagattgcttcctgAGGGACCTCCGGCCAGGAAAGCTCAATAGAACGAGAAAGTGCGGGCATACGTACCTGTAAGCGTTACATGCGTCTAGGAAGATGAAACCAAACGAAGAAGCCAAAAAAGAAAACACAAatagcagtaatgcacaacagtaTGACAGATAGCATGAAAAATATAATGCGCAGTAATAAGTAAATTCCGGAAAAAAAGGCACACAacccgctatatatatatatatatatatatatatatatatatatatatatatatatatatatatatatatatatatatatatatatatatgctcccaCATACACAAAAGCATGTAAAAATACTTATAACTAAACATGTATACATATAGATACAGACATACATAAACAgttagatacatacatacataaacagaAACATCTAGATACCGAGATGCAATATACGGCTATAGAGGTAAAACAGATACCATGtaaagggatatatatatatatatatatatatatatatatatatatatatatatatatatatatatatatatatatatatatatatatatatatatatatatatataatatgtagtgtagctatatattatatagttatagtaaaaaaaaaaaaaaacctctagCGCCTATATtagttctaatatatatatatatatatatatatatatatatatatatatatatatatatatatatatatatatatatatatatatataaatatgtagtgtagctatatattatatagttatagtaaaaaaaaaaaaaaaaaaacctctagCGCCTATATTAGTTCTAATATGCTTGAAAAAGAGTCCTACTCAATTacactaattctactcctccacaggctcctatcagaagtcatgtcctccgtcagtagaagctctttcaagtcaagcttcaatctatcctccaacctacgtctgggtctaccccttctccttatgcccccaacaacgagggtctcgactctcctaaccggggctaaaagtgggcgcctcataacatgcccaaaccatctaagtcttccttccctcagcttgttggttatgttcccaacttccaagttctccctaaaaactccatttggtatcatatcaagcatggtcttgccacacgtccacctaagcatcctcatttctgccacctccatcctcctctcttgggctttcatcattggccaacactctgatctGTACAGCATGGctggtctgattgccaccttgtagaatttccctttcaatttgaggggtatcttcttgtcgcacaacacccctttcgctgccctccacttcaaccatcctgcCCGTATACGATGCGccacgtcctcatctatccttctCGATTTGTGccgcatcgagcctaaatatctaaaggactctcGTAGAGGTAAAGTCTGATCCCCAATTCGGACATCCACTATATTCTCTTGTTCCTCTTCGCTCGTcttgaaatcgcatctaaggtactccgatttaagtctgctaatccgtaggccatttgattctagaGCGATCCTCCATTGCTTTAGccttctgttaagctcatcctgagaatccgaaactaatacaatatcgtcggCGAATATTAGGCACCATGGGATGTCATCTTGTATCCTTTGAGTTAGTTCgtctaggatcaaagcgaaaagatatgggctaagggccgatccctgatgTAAGCCTACCTCTACCGGGAAAAACTTTGTGTTTCCTACCGTCGTACGTACACGAGTCTTCGCCCCCTCGTACATATCTCTAATCgttcttatatatctacttgggacacccTTAACATTAAGACTCTTCCAAATCAGCTCGCGCGGGACACAGTCATAagccttttccaagtctaagaacgccatgtgtaggttcttttgtttttccctatatttctccataaggcttctaacgATGTGAATTGCCTCCATGGATGAGCGTCCTGGCATGAagccgaattggttctctgaaacctttgtctcgcgtcgaagcctcgtctcaatcactctctcccaaagcttcatagtatgactaagtaacttaatgcctctgtaattactacatatttgcgcatctcccttgttcttgtaaatgggaataacctcactgagtctccattccataggcatcttTGCACTTCTAAACGTCATGTTTAAAAGGTTTGTCAACCATCTAACCCTATCATCTCCTAGGCACCTCCGCGCCTCGATCGGGATTTGGTctggtcctactgctttgtttctccccatctttcgtagggcCGTTCTAACTTCCTCATGGTTAATCCTCGTACAGAAATAGTTGTTTTGATATTCACGAACCTCGTCGTGGAGTTCCCCGTTCCGCTCAGGTCTATCCCTACCGAAAAGGGATGAAAAAtactcttcccatcttttcctaatgaGGACTTCTCTCACTATACTTTGACCTGCTTCATCCTTGATATATTTAACGTTAACTAAGTCTCTGCCTCTTCGCTCCCTAGCTTTATCTATTCTATATATGTCATTGGCTCCCTCCTTGGAGTCTAGTTTCCTACATAAATCTTCATAAGCTTTGTCTTTTGCAATTGCTACGTCCTTCTTtgcttctcttttagcttctttatatctTTCTTCTACCCTAGTCCTCTCTGCAGGCGTTCCTTCTTCAAAagtaatgagctccctaaacctcgtCTGCTTTAACGCGACTTTCGTTTGGACATCATCACTAAGCCACCACGATTCTCTACTACTCTTGTGGGCTCTCGATGTCCCTAATGTCACCCCTAAAGCTTCTTTTGCCACCTCTCTGATAGTAGATGCCATGCGGTTCAATATATGGTCTACGTCAGTATGAGCTACGTTATCCCCTTCTACACTCAATCTATCAGCAACAGTCACTCTAAAAGTCTCCGCCTTCGCACCATGTAGGTTCTTCCAAAGGATTCTATGTTGCACAACCCTGGCCCTCCTGCCAACTCTTCCCCGGGTGACTAGGTCCATGACCAACAATCTATGCTAGGAGGAGCACGTCAAGGCTGGAAGGACCATACAGTCCTTACATGTCCTGAGTTCCCCTTTACGAAGGAGCAAAAAGTCAATCTGGGTGCTACGACCCCCGCTATAAAAAGTGGCTAACTGAGCATCCCTCTTCTTGAAGAAAGAGTTTGGTACAACCAACTCGTGGGCAATGGAAAACTCAAGAATTGAGCGCCCTTCTTCATTTCTAGGACCAAACCCAAAGCCCCCATGAGCTCCCTCGTAACCTTCTGCCTCCGCTCCTATGTGTCCATTCAGATCACCCCCTATAATCAGTCAATGGTCAGCTGGGAACCCCCTCACTACCTCATCTAACAAATCCCAAAAACTCTTCTTTTCCGCATCACTTAAACCCGCATGAGGTGCGTATGCGCTAATGACCGTAAAAGTCTCCTCCTTGATAATTAGACTAACTgacataatcctatcgctaaacCTAGCCACGTCAACGACATTATCCTTATGTAGTTTTCCCAAAAAGATACCTACCCCGTTCCGTGCTATCCTAGAACCGAGTACCACAACCTATAGTCCTTAACATCAACCGCCCCTTCACCCCtccatctagtctcttgaacaCACCCTATGTCCACCTTGCTCTTAAGAAAGGTATCAACGAGCTCGATCCTCTTGCCCGTCAAGGTTCCTATATTCCAACTACCCACTCTAATCCTACCAAAGGTGGCAACCCTACTACCTCTTCTAACCCCTCTAGGCCTACCCACCCCTAAAGTAGGAGGACATGACCTCAAGTAACCTTAAGTATGTGTAGGGTCTATATTAACCTATATACTCCAAAACAAGCTAAAAAATGAATatgttaaaattaaaatatttaaaactgaaaaaGAAATGAATGTAAAAGAAGAAAAAGCCCTTTAGGTAATTTTATATAGAAGTGGACAGTAAttttagtagtattagtaattTTATGTGCTCAAAA comes from Rutidosis leptorrhynchoides isolate AG116_Rl617_1_P2 chromosome 4, CSIRO_AGI_Rlap_v1, whole genome shotgun sequence and encodes:
- the LOC139841623 gene encoding uncharacterized protein, whose product is MDLVTRGRVGRRARVVQHRILWKNLHGAKAETFRVTVADRLSVEGDNVAHTDVDHILNRMASTIREVAKEALGVTLGTSRAHKSSRESWWLSDDVQTKVALKQTRFRELITFEEGTPAERTRVEERYKEAKREAKKDVAIAKDKAYEDLCRKLDSKEGANDIYRIDKARERRGRDLVNVKYIKDEAGQSIVREVLIRKRWEEYFSSLFGRDRPERNGELHDEVREYQNNYFCTRINHEEVRTALRKMGRNKAVGPDQIPIEARRCLGDDRKAKAMEDRSRIKWPTD
- the LOC139841624 gene encoding uncharacterized protein, with product MERAKERFSSQETTTFVSRRPHRFTSIAVGYLRSCPPTLGVGRPRGVRRGSRVATFGRIRVGSWNIGTLTGKRIELVDTFLKSKVDIGCVQETRWRGEGAVDVKDYRLWFSDRIMSVSLIIKEETFTVISAYAPHAGLSDAEKKRAEAEGYEGAHGGFGFGPRNEEGRSILEFSIAHELVVPNSFFKKRDAQLATFYSGGRSTQIDFLLLRKGELRTCKDCMVLPALTCSS